One segment of Carya illinoinensis cultivar Pawnee chromosome 1, C.illinoinensisPawnee_v1, whole genome shotgun sequence DNA contains the following:
- the LOC122310485 gene encoding pentatricopeptide repeat-containing protein At3g61520, mitochondrial, which translates to MSVPLSSSKQSTVFLLRLCLLKPQTSAIPYYPLHRHLSTEPNPPPQDEESLINEAVQLFQVLEDGNSSSTQLHQLLFSSSSPSSPGIFRQITRRLASSSQALEFFDYIRSNSPSRELTSLSFTFQAIFELASREPDPQNKLLELYRTSKERNIPLTVNGATLLVRCLGRAERVDEALAVVDELDPSLKNTHFYNVVVALLFRSGRIVKALNMLDEMLQPGADCPPNDITGDVVFAALSRREWCGRSISDKEIVGLVSKLLQQGVFPDTFKLTQLITKLCRKKMIGLAWDVLHDVMKAGGTLEAASCNALLTGLGRDGDFERMNTLMTEMKEMDIQPNVVTFGILINHMCKSRRVDEALEVFEKMKGVSGLSVEPDVITYNTLIDGLCKVGRQEEGLTLMDQMRSENKCMPNTVTYNCLIDGFCKAGEIERAQELFDQMNKERVFPNVITLNTLVDGMCRHGRITSAVQFFDEMRSKGLKGNAVTFTTLIKAFCNVNNIDKAMELFSQMSKDGCSPDAIVYYTLISGLSQAGRMDDASSVVSMLKEAGFCLDIVCYNVLIGGFCRKNKLDKAYEMLKEMEQAGVKSDSVTYNTLISYLSKTGNFATAHRVMRMMIKDGLVPTVVTYGALIHAYCLNGKIEEAMKIFRDMSSSSKVPPNNVIYNILIDSLCKKNEVELALSLMEEMKAKGVSPNVTTYNAMLKGLRENNLLEKAFDLMDRMVEQACNPDYITMEVLTEWLPAVGETGKLKNFVQGYEVSVSTA; encoded by the coding sequence ATGAGCGTACCACTTTCTTCATCCAAACAATCCACAGTTTTCCTCCTCCGCCTGTGTCTGCTCAAACCCCAAACATCCGCAATCCCTTACTACCCCCTCCACCGCCACCTCTCTACCGAACCCAATCCACCACCACAAGACGAGGAATCGTTGATAAACGAGGCAGTCCAACTCTTCCAAGTCTTAGAAGATGGGAACTCCAGCTCTACCCAACTTCACCAGCTcctcttttcctcttcttctccttcctctcctGGTATTTTTCGCCAAATCACTCGTCGATTGGCCTCTTCTTCCCAAGCCCTCGAGTTCTTCGACTACATCCGATCAAATTCGCCTTCACGAGAGTTAACATCATTGTCCTTCACGTTCCAGGCCATCTTCGAGCTCGCTAGCCGCGAACCTGATCCGCAGAACAAGCTGTTAGAGCTTTATAGGACGTCCAAAGAGCGGAATATCCCGCTTACAGTTAACGGCGCAACACTTCTTGTTCGTTGCTTGGGAAGGGCCGAAAGGGTGGACGAGGCGCTGGCTGTAGTTGACGAGCTAGACCCGTCTCTCAAAAACACGCACTTTTACAATGTGGTGGTTGCTCTGCTATTCAGATCAGGGCGCATCGTCAAGGCTCTTAACATGCTTGATGAAATGCTTCAACCAGGTGCGGACTGTCCGCCAAATGATATTACAGGTGATGTTGTTTTTGCTGCATTGTCGAGAAGGGAGTGGTGTGGAAGAAGTATTAGTGACAAGGAGATTGTTGGGTTGGTGTCAAAATTACTTCAACAAGGTGTGTTTCCAGATACCTTTAAACTTACGCAATTGATTACCAAGTTGTGCAGGAAAAAGATGATAGGTCTTGCTTGGGATGTTTTACATGACGTGATGAAGGCTGGTGGTACTCTGGAAGCCGCTTCTTGCAATGCACTTTTGACGGGGTTGGGAAGGGATGGGGATTTTGAAAGGATGAATACGCTCATGACCGAGATGAAAGAGATGGATATTCAACCAAATGTGGTAACTTTTGGGATCCTTATTAATCATATGTGCAAGTCTCGGAGGGTCGATGAGGCACTGGaggtttttgagaaaatgaaaggagTGAGTGGGTTGTCTGTTGAACCTGATGTAATCACATATAATACTTTGATTGATGGACTTTGTAAAGTTGGGAGGCAAGAAGAAGGGTTGACTTTGATGGACCAGATGAGATCTGAAAATAAATGTATGCCAAATACTGTTACCTATAATTGCTTGATTGATGGGTTCTGCAAAGCTGgcgaaattgagagggcacaaGAACTCTTTGATCAGATGAACAAGGAAAGAGTATTTCCTAATGTAATCACCCTTAATACTTTGGTTGATGGTATGTGCAGACATGGGAGGATCACTAGTGCAGTTCAGTTCTTCGATGAAATGAGAAGTAAAGGTCTGAAAGGCAATGCTGTGACGTTTACAACCTTGATTAAAGCTTTTTGTAATGTTAACAATATTGATAAAGCAATGGAACTTTTCAGTCAAATGTCGAAGGATGGATGCTCCCCTGATgcaattgtttattatacattGATTTCTGGTTTGAGCCAAGCTGGAAGGATGGATGATGCCAGCTCTGTCGTATCAATGTTGAAAGAAGCTGGATTCTGCCTTGACATTGTGTGCTACAATGTTCTCATTGGTGGGTTCTGTAGGAAGAACAAATTGGATAAAGCTTATGAGATGCTCAAAGAAATGGAGCAAGCTGGAGTTAAGTCTGATAGTGTCACATATAACACCTTGATTTCCTATTTGAGCAAAACTGGAAACTTCGCAACCGCTCATAGAGTTATGAGAATGATGATTAAGGACGGTCTTGTGCCCACAGTTGTCACTTATGGAGCACTGATACACGCATACTGCTTAAATGGCAAAATTGAAGAAGCAATGAAGATTTTCAGGGATATGAGCTCTTCGTCAAAGGTTCCTCCCAACAATGTAATATACAATATTCTCATTGATTCTCTTTGCAAAAAGAATGAAGTAGAGCTTGCTCTTTCTCTGATGGAAGAAATGAAAGCTAAGGGGGTAAGTCCTAATGTTACCACATATAATGCTATGTTAAAAGGTCTGcgagaaaataatttattggaGAAAGCATTTGACCTCATGGACAGAATGGTTGAACAGGCATGTAATCCTGATTACATAACCATGGAGGTACTAACCGAATGGCTTCCTGCAGTAGGTGAAACGGGAAAGTTGAAAAATTTTGTTCAAGGATACGAAGTTTCTGTTTCTACTGCATAG